The DNA segment ttgttgcaaatggtaagatatcctttttttaattttttattgttatgttaatcaccatacattacatcattagttcttgatgtagcgttccatgattcattgtttgtgcataacacccagtgctccacgcagaacgtgccctctttaatacccatcaccaggctaacacatccccccaccccctcccctctagaaccctcagtttgtttttcagagtccatcgtctctcatggttcgtctccccctccgacttactccccttcattcttcccctccttctatcttcttcttctttttttttcttaacatatattgcattatttgtttcagaagtacagatccgtgattcaacagtcttgcacaattcacagcgcccaccatagcacataccctccccaatgtctatcacccagccaccccatccctcccaccccccaccactccagcaaccctcagtttgtttcctgagattaagaattcctcaggtaagatatccttttttatggctgtctaatattcctctctctctctctctgtgtgtgtgtgtgtgtgtgtgtgtgtgtgtgtgtgtgtgtgtgtaccacattttctttatcctttcatccattgatgaacacttaggttgtttccataccttgcttataataatgttgcagtgaacatggagtTGCAGAggtcttttcaaattagcattttcattttcctccaatagctacccagaagtagaattgatagatcatatggtagttttatttttaatttattgaggatcctccacactgttttccatactggctgcaccagttgaCATTCCCGCTAACAGCGGGAGAGAGAGTTCCCCATCTGGTTGGGTCCCTTCATGGGATAACATGGGGGAAGTTCAGATCCATGGGTAGCCCTCTGTTTGGGAGTCCTAGTTAATCATAAAGTGAATCCTgatcctctttcctctttcttccagcTGGATCCTGAACCTCCTccataaaagaattgaaaacaatttcaaaaatatcttgGAACAAAAGGTAAACAGAAGGATAAGTAGATTTGTGATTAATACAAGGATCATTGGCAATTACATATTTGATATTTGGAAACAGCCTTGTCTCTTAAATACACTGTCAATTGAATTTGCTTAGTAAAACTTGCTTCATTCATGGTGCAAAGGCCAACTTCAAGGCTTTCCCAAGTTTGTATGACCACATATGCTAAATTGGCATTTGGAACTGGCAGAGTGTTTGATATCTAGCTGTAGATAATGttacagagatacagagaagtgACTTTGAATCCttctctcacaccatacacaaaatcaaGTCCAGGTGGTCTAAGGATTTAAATGCCGAAACAAATCCAAAACTTCTTAGGAGAAAATCTATGATATCTTTCTCACTTTGAggagaggaaaatatttcttaaataagactaaccccccccaaaaaaatacacaatattgAGAACAATAGTGGGGCTGGCCTCTCACCTCTGGAAAAAGGCTTGGAGGCAAAGAGTGCCTCTTCCATTTGCCTGGTGTGTATCTTTGGGCACAGTGATGGACCCCCTGGAGCCTCACtctactcatttgtaaaatggggacaaggaCCCCTACCTTGAAGGGGGCTGGCAAGGATTTGATGCAATAACCACTTagcagcacctggcacacaggcTGTGCTCAGAGCACTCACCAGTACTGCAGAGTCATTTCTCCACCACATTTTACCTCCTAGAATCTTCGCTCTTGAGCACATGGGTTCTGCAGTCATGggtttaaatctcagctctgccccttTGCTGGCTGTGATGCCGTGATTAACTGGCTTACCCTCTATGAGCCTTGGGATTCTTGTCTGTAGAACAGGAATAATGACGACATCTACCCTGCAGGGCTGTTGGGAGGACTGTATGACATCATACACACAGGCCCTGACGAGTGCCTCATACAGAGGAAGGGCAGAGTCAATGGCGCAAGGTTATTTGCATTGTCATGTATGCACCAGTAACCCTGGGCAACAGGCTGAGGCCAGAGGCAAGCTGTGGTCTCTGCCCTACAAATAAAGGAAACATGGTCCAGAAAACTCTGGATGCCATGTGTCcaggaggggatggggtgggtgtcAGAGAGGCTGAGCCCGAGGAGTGGTCAGTTTCAGGGGATGGGGGCACTGACTATGGCCCTCATGGGGCTGAGAGTGCGAAGAGAGCCATGAAGAGAGAGAGGACCTCTGACCAGGGGACGTGGGGTGATGAAGTCAGGCCCCCGAAGGGCTGGTGGCCTGGGTGGCGCTGCCCTTACCTTGTGCCCCAGGAGAGGCCAGGTCAGGCCCACCTAACACAGGCTGGCTTGGTGTTTGCACAAAACGTTGGTTCCCAAAGTGGAGAAGCTTCCCCCAAAAGAAGTGTTGATTTTAAGTGATGTGGAGCTTTGGTACTGCATCATGCAGAATGACAGAATGAACAAGCCATCGCCTTTGcaatcctttttctctttctttttacacCAAAGAGAAAGTCTCAGTTTGGGGCCGATGTATCCTAAACACTTTTAACAAAAAAGGGGCATTATCCAACTAGGCAACCCTATCTAGCCTGGCTTCCAGGACGCTTTTTCAGTCCTTTGTATTACTTTTACCCCCAGTTATATCGTGTTTATGCCAAGGGATGACAGTTTTCTGTTGACGAGTGATATGAAGTtcctgtacttttttaaaaaaatttttttaagattttatttatttgacacagagagagacagccagagagggaacacaagcagggggagcgggagggggagaagcaggcttcccatggagcagggagcgtgatgtggggctcgatcccaggaccctgagctcatgacctgagccgaaggcagacgcttaacgactgagccacccaggcgccccaagttcctgtattttttattaaatgaatgtgattttttaaaggcCACTGGACGTTAAATAGTTGGCACGTAAGTGAATAGGTGAGAAAGATAAAGTCATAGAGATGGTATAGGAATAGCTGAAGTTAGGAAATCACCAGACAGGGGCCTTCTGGCATCTCCCAAGCCAGAACTCTTGATGTACAGAAGAGCAAGCATGTTGGTGGCCGGCTGAGGAACGGGATTCTCACGAGAACTTCTCACGAGTCCTTCTAGCTTTGCTTTGGGGCCCTCTGGTGGCCCTAGTCAGTAAGGCCTGTAGACCAGGCACCACGCTCCTTAGGATGCCTTATTCCCAGATAGCCAGGAGCCTgaacaggaagaggagaaggggctGAGGAATGAGGTGATGGGGCCTCTGGTTCAAGAGCTGCCTCCTACACCTGGAAACTCTCCAGCTTTGCCCCTAGGCTCTCTAATAAATGCGCTTATGTGCTATATGTCTTGCCACTTAGCTGCCAAGATATTGAACTGAGGACCATGACAATAGCAGACCCCAGAGCAGTGCCAACTTGGCCACCATTCACTTGTAATGTGGGTTCCAGAAAAGTCTAGGCACTTAAGCTGGGCCCATGTATGTAGCCCAGCCCGAATGGGACAGTGACCAAGCGCTGTGTGTTGACGGAGGTAGTGGCCCCTTCTCCCTTTCGACCTGCTCTTCCACCCCTCACACACCTGCCTACAGGGTGAGGAGAAAAGCTGGGTTTCTTggagggcggtgggggaggggcagggcccagaagagagggagaagggaactCACCTGACTTTCTCCCCCACTTTCGGCAGATCCGCGAAATGGTCAGGAAGTCAACCACCTCTCACCTGGAGCCCTATCTCCGGACTCCGCCAGGTTTGGAGGCCCCCTCCTTTCTCTGGGTGCCATCAGATGCCATGACACCTGTTACTCCCAGACCCATGACCACCATCATCTCAAGAGCCCCTGGAGAACTTTCCCCATGGAGTACCTCTCCATCCCATGGAACTGGATATGGGGTGACCACCTCTCTTGGAGGTCTGTTCTGGAGGTAGGGGAGTAAGGCGACTGAGTATCGTGACTCGGAAACATGCTGGGAGCGCGAGGTAGGCAGAGGATGACAAGCATATGGGAGAAGCACCTGTTGGCTCTTTCCTGGCTGCTTTAACAAAACAGGGATGCTCTGAAATCCCTGCGGAAGGCCAGGGATCCTCCCAGCCCTGTCCCTCTGGCTGCCACAGGGACCTTTTACAATCACACATCAGGTCAGGTCTCCCCCTGCTCTTGGAACCCATCGAAGACTCCTCTGACTCTCAGAACACTGAGCCCTGCTTTGAGTGACAAGGCCTTGCATGGTCCGGCAATGTGGCCGGCCACACAGTCCCTATATGCCTCCAATATTGCTAATTCCTCTAATACACCCTCTATGCTTCCACTCTGGTCCTACAGCTACCAGACCTTTACATATGTCATTCTTTCTGCCAGGAATGTCCTTCCCCCACATCCACCACCCTTCACCCAGTCAACACCCACTCCACCTTCAGATCATCCTTCAGATCACAGCCCAAGCAACACTTCCTCTGACTCCCTGTCCGAATCAGGTTGCATTCCCCACCCCCTGTTATATGGCTGACATCATCCTATGGATTTATGCTACCCAATAGAGTtgctattttacatttatttgctcAAGTATTtgattgtcttttcctttcctccccatccCCTACACCCTGGACTCTCAAAGGACAGGGATTCTGACTATCTCACTCAGCTGTTTCATCAGCCCCTTACAttgtgcctggcatatagcaggtgTTCAGTagatactgaatgaatgagtggatgaataCAGCACTCTCTTTGTGACTGAAGGTACCATAGATCAGCCCCAGCCCCATTTCCATTCTCCAAAGACAACAGTCCATGTGAAAGGAGAGCCCAGGAATTGTGCGGTACACAACTCACTCAACTGTGTTTGACTGCCCTATTCATAACACTTCTCTTTCCTGTTCCACAGTTAGCTCAAGGATTGATCAGGTTGCCGGCATTGACTACAGTTTAGTAGGTGCTCCCAAAGTGACTTCTCAAGTCCTAGACACACCCTTCAAGGTAAGCTGCTGTGGAGAAAGGACCTTGGAGCTAAAGACTGGCAGAAAATCAGTCCTACCTCCCAGAGTTGGCTCCTACCCTCCTTCCCTAATCCATCTGCCCCTAAAGTTCCCATCCCTGGCCAGTGCCTACaccagcaataggaaactaatatgccCCCTCTTTATTTCAGTCTCTTCCACAGTTCCCTGGTGGCTGAGCAGGTCCGGGAATGCCATCTTCCTCCAATTTTGTTTACTTAGCAAACACTTAATATGcttcttactatgtgccagatgctgaaTATTTGTACAAACGTTcacttatataaattttatgcCACCTCTATGAAATAGAAGCCATTAGCCTCATCCTCATTCTGCAGATGAAGAAGTTGAGGCACGAGGAAGCTAGGGACCTGCTCAAAGTCCCAGCGCTAGGAAGTGACAGTTAATCTCTAGAGTCCATGCTTTCCACCACCAGGCCACATCCTGAGCCCTGGAGAGCACAACACGTACCTCCCCAGCCGACACTGTAATGGGGGTTTCAGGCAGCTGTCAGGGTCTAAATGTTGTGGGACCGGAAGTGGGCCCCAGGTCCACATTCTAGAGAGGAACCACCACCTGGACCACCGTGCAGGGCACAGGAGGCTTCCCCAGGCTTGCCCTAGATGCCTCTTCTTGGCACCCTCTCTGGTAGGAACCTTGGGAGGGCAATGTGTCCTTCTGTCTCCAGGGTGAATTCTTTGGCCAAAACTGGCACTCCCCAGCCCCCTTCGATGCTCCGCCCATCAGGCTGCCCGAGAAACATGACCACATGGTCTACTTTGCTGTCTCTGAATATGTCTTCAACACAGCCAGCCGGGTTTACCACCAGGCTGGGCTCATGAACTTCACCATCCAAAACCACCACgtgagtaggggagggagaaggctgGAGGCGGGGGGGGGTTGGTGGAATCCCATGAGAGAGCATCAGGCTGGACCATAGACCAAGCTTGGGGGTTTTCAGGAGCCAGGGAAAGAATGTATAATCTGAAGCCTGACAAAtatgggttcaaatccaggctgTGCATGTGGATCCCAACAGTGCCTAGTCCCCAGGGATCGTGTGAGAGATTGTCTGATGAGAGCTTGGTGTCTGATGCACGATACATATTAGCTATTATCGgcaatactttaaaaaactacaaCAGGCTCTGCGGTATCCTATCAGGTCCTCCAAGCAGCAGATGCCAAGGCGGCACTAGACTTGGAAGAGATGGAGTAGGGGAGCACCCGCGAAGGAtaaaggggagagaaaggaggagtgggaggggagtCCTGAAACCgtggaggagagggaaggcaaGCACACTGGGTAGAAGGGCCGCCCCGCAGGTCTGAGAAGGCTCTGCTCAGCTGAGGGAGGGCACAGAGCAGAGCCTGCTGCTCAGAGGAGCTCCGGAGCAGGCAGAAATTGGACGAGCCTGGCTCCAGGCTAAAATCCCGTGCGTGATCTTTCCAGCCTGACCACAGGCAATTGCAAAGTCTTGACCTGGCGGGTCCTCCCGGACTAGATGTGCTGCCAGGCCAGTGCTCATCAGTGTCTGGAGGGAGCTGTGGTCAAGGACTCAagcctctgccccatcccctcctcAGACTGGGGCTGGCGGTGCTCTTAGGCTTATCTGCATGCCAACCCTAGACACCTCGTTCAGAGGCCTCCTTAGGGGTGGGGCTAGTGGGGGCTCCCCAGATGAGACTGCTCTGGTGCCTCTGCTGAGATCCCCTGGCTGGGGCCTGGAGGACAGCTTTCTCCAGTCTGACTCGGTACTCAGCCCTATGCTACTAGCCCTCCTCGCCCTGGGTCCATAAAACAGCAGGAGCCTTTTCTCTGGGGCTCCTCTGGCAATATGGtgacccccctcctcccctctgctgatGCATCTGACCTCACGGATGCCAGGCCACAGGGGAAATGGAGTAGTGGGGGCCGGTACCCTTTCCTGTTTAGCCTCTTGCTTACACTATCGTGGTAAGTGGATGAGGGCTTGTGACTTTCAGTTTGGCTCATAGTCTTGATCCTGCCCGTGATCTGACGAAATTCTCCAGCGCTACACCCCGGCTGTGCTCAGTCAGGGGCTGGAGGCTGTCTGGAAGAGCGAGGCCCCAGCATGAATGGCTGTCAGCCAACTGCCCTTCTCgcaggggaccccccccccgaAGGGAGGTCTGAGCCATGCACCCCCACAGCCAAGCACTATAGGAGCAGCCCAGCTAAAGAGGGGATCTTGAGGGAGGAGGGGTCAAGGAAGGTGGGCTCTGTGCAGGTGCAGGCAGGGCTTGCCAAGCTGGGAGATCAGCAAGTCAGAGGGGCGGGTTGAGAACAGCACCAGGAGAGAGGGTTTTTGGGGGGGCAGACACCAGGAGAGAAGTTTGGGGGGCAGCCATATCTGGAAGTAGATTCAATCCAGGTTGTGGTGGTTATGAGCTCTCACTGGCTCTTGAGGGGAGCAtcctaagaaataataaatagcaaAAGCAGACAGTAACTAAGTATTTACTGAGATTCCAGGCACTGCGCTTAGCGCTTTACCCATGCACTGTCTCATTCAATCCTTGCCCATGCTGCATGGTGAGTGCTAtgattatcatccccattttacagatgcagaaccTAACAAAGCTTGCCAACAAGCAGTCAGCTAAAAAAATGGAGGGAGTAGTATGTGAACCCAAGCTGTCTAACCTCAAAGTCCACATCTCTAGCTACCATGTCCTGCATCTCAAGTAGCCTCTTGCTTCTACTGCAGATTCCCCTGGACTCTCCAATCCACCTGCACACCGGCTCATTCCGGGCCATTATTCCTCAGGTAAGACCTCTGAACACTCATCACAGAGAATTTGACCTAGACCAAATGTGGAGATTGTAGTTGCACATCAGTGAGCTATGCAGAGActtttctcctgccctccccctgagCCTCTGCCCTCTTTCTCCAGCTGGCTAGGTTGTACCCCAGTATGGAGCTAGAGCTTGAGACATCACCTGAATCAGCTCCATTCCTGATGTTCACCTCTGGGAGTGTGACCCTCCTGCCGGTGATAGACATCCAGGCCTTTGctctcctgcccacctcctctgACCGCAAGCCACTCTTCCAGCTCAGGGTGGTAAGTCTGATCTCTGGGTTACATCTGCCATTGGGTAAGCCCCTCTCTCCACTGAAGGACTGGGAGACTGACTTCTGCCTGCCCGCAGAGTGAGGGAAACTTGCATTCCTGGCCAGAACAACCAGGCTTCCCAAGGGCAGgcaagaaaatcctgaaaggcagagagaaaaaggtAGATCAGCCAGGGGCCTCCGGATCTAAGGAATAACATGATGATGAGCTCCCTGGGGTTTCTTTTTGCCCTGCATATTCCAATTTGAGGCAACCCAGAAACACCAACAGGCATGAACAAAAAACAGCCCCAATAACATCCTCctctctctagccaaaggaccAAAAAAGGGGCAACCTAGTAAGATAGAAAACTTGTAGACAATCAATAACTGTGCTACTAAAGACAAACACCAGAGAAAAAGCTATGGCCCTAACCCCACCCAGGCCAGTAAGGCCTGACTGGGGATCTGAGACTTACACTGGCATGAAGCTGTAACAATATGCCCCGACATCCCGGCTGGGGGTGTCAGTggaacagagaaaagaacaaattaattaagatatagaacaaaagaaattacccaatctgaaTGAATAGcctgaaaaaatgaacagagcctcagggacccATGGAAGTACAGCAAAAGATCTCATCCTCCTGTCCTCAGAGTCTAGGAGGGGAGAAATTGGGAGTGGCTGGAAAAagtactcaaagaaataatgtcCATCATCTGGTTCAACCCCACCCCTCGACAGGCCAGGCTTCATCCTCACACCCAGCTGTCAATTGGTGGTGTCTTTAAAGTTCCCTAAGGCTCAGGGACTCTCTACTTCTCTTAGTAGCATGCTTCAAAGCTCAGTCATGCTTACTGGTGGACGGCCTCCCTATTAGAATGTTCTGTGTCTTTAGCTCGAGCTTATTTACCCCTCTTGATGCTTCCATTATAATCTCTAAAATCTTAGCTCACCTTTCCTAAAGTTAGCTGTGGGGCCACCAACATGCTACATCCTCAGCCCATAATCCTTGGGTAGCTGCTTTTCACCCACATGTCCCACATCTGGCTGGGGTTTCTATTTCTGAAGATCTGTCTCCTGGACTGGGAGCCAACAAGATTTCTACGTCCCCTGAGAGTCTGGGTTATCCCCTTTTCTTTGCTAGACAACGAACATCTCTGCCACCATCAGTGTGAACTCCGATAAGATTGTTGGTTCAGTGACCACAGGAAGGTTAGAGGCCACGGGCAAGGGGAGGAAATGGGGTAGGTTGGGGATAACCCAGCAGGGACCAGAGCATCTAGTCTGTTCTCTGATAAGGTTGGCATTGACCCTTGGGGACAGAGATCTCCACTGGGGCTGGCTTATCCTCTAATCTGTGTGCCCCTTTGGAAAGGCATATTGACAATGCCTCAGTGGAGGAGCTGAACTTCTGCAAAGGTATTACTGAGGAGCCATAATTTGGTTGGAAGACATGGGGCTTTGCGAGGAGTTTATATATAAGATTGAGAAAAACCTGTCAGTACTGCATATCAGAAAGGGAGGAGATTTTAGCTGGAGGATTAAAGGTGCCCCCCGAGCCACCCCTTGCTGCCCGGACACCCAGTCAGCAGGCACATACTCAACCAGGGAGCCAGTGGGCGGGAGGGACTATACCCCTTCTCTGGGGCCCTAACCTGTGCCCCGTGTCTCACCCACTCTGGGTGCTGCCCCTGGCTGAGGAACAGGTGCAGTGGGTGCAGAGGAATTAGTCAGAGGAACTAATTCCTGGCCTCAGGTTTAGATACCTGTTGGCTGAGAGAGTGCACTGACTCCATTAAAATGATCATCTCCTTGagagatctttaaaaagagaagctAATGTTGAGCTTGTGGGCATTTTCTGGAGGTCCCAGAATTTGAGTTTATGCCTCAGCCTGGCTTGGGGGTATGCAGTATCTGAGAGGACAGCAGAGAGCTTGAACTATGGAGAGACAGCAAAATGAGGAGGACATAGGAGGACCTCACAAGGTGGTTTTATCAAGGAATTAGCAAAACTACTCTGCCCCATGAGCAGAGAGCAAAAGATCGGTCCAGGGCAGTTATAATCCCTGAACAAGGGAGCCAGGCCAGCAGCCAAGAGGATCAGCGGGGGGAATTCAGGTTTGGCTTCTATAGTGACAACACCAGAGGTCCCCTGGTGTTGTCCTccgccttccttccctccagcgGGTACCAGCTGTTTGCCAGCATCACGCAGGGGCTCTCCCTCCTTTTGTTATTGTCTATTCCCACATTATGCAAATAATGCGTGCTCATGGCATGGAAAGtgcaaaagtatttaaaaaaatccctcatAACCTTGCCACATAGAGACTATCACCACTAATAGTTTCATGTTTccttccagccttttttttttatacactTTTACATCATTGGACATACAGAGCACGACTTTTTGCATCCCACTTTTTCCAGTTAATATTTACACCATCCTAATGCATTTCAGTTATTGAAGATGCTCAGCAACCATAAGTTGCAACAATGTCAGTCACTTCTTCTTAAATCTGTTAGATGCACAAGCACCCCATTGCAGAGGAACCCTTGGGCGCCCAGCCCCCAGAAATGGCCTTGCCCGTAAACGCTGTACTCCCCACTGGGGTAACTGCGAGGAAGTAGCAGGCTTGGGGTGACTGACCcatgcttctctttctccacGCAGTAAGCTGAAATTGGAACTGAAACACTCCAACATCCGTTTCATCAACGTGAGTGCTTTTCTCCCAGCACCTCTTGGGTATCTTCTCCAAACAGGGCTTCAGGGGGCTCCAGGAGAAGCTCCAAGGCTCCCTGAGAAGACTGTGCTGCAGTCTTGCAGAAGTGGATGCCATGTCTGAAAGTTAATCATCTGAGAAGGGCACTGTCTGAGGGCTAACGGGGAGACAGGACAGGGACACTAAGAGCACAAGCTTTGAAGGAAGATAGATCTGGGATCTGACACCAGCCATGCCACTtgttactgtgtgaccttgggaaaatagcttaacttttctgagcctcagtttccttgactgtaaaatgggaatacacGATTTCTACTTCAACCACTTCCAATGGGAACTGTAACATGAAACGGGGCAATGGATTTAGGAAGACACTTTGACAAAATTCTTCACACGTAGTAAGCTCTAAGTTTATGCCTACTATTGTAATAATAGTGGCCCGGGTGCACAATGCCCTACCCAAAGCCCTCAGGGCTGATGGGCTTCAGAATTAAGAATTTATGAGAGGTAATTTGGAGCATGCATGCATCATATGTGATATAACTCTTCCAGCAGGATCTGGGGCAGCACTCTATAATCAGACACATTAATACTTCTgcaacagaatttaaaaatatccacACAAAGTGGAATAAAGAAACACTAAATATCCCCATGGCGATTCAGGtcatatttttccataaaatgagCTTGTACGTACTGATGGAGAATGAAGTCCAGAGATTGGAGTTGAGGAGATTGTGGATAAGGAGCTGTCTACCTGTGCTGGTGACAGTCACAGCCAACCCGTTTTGTAAGTGGGTTGGCATGTAGGTGTTTCTGGAGGCAGGGGGCCAGCGAGACGTTGTTCCCTCAGACTCCTGTTTTCATGCATGTCTCGTTTGCTCCCTTtactctgcctgccccccactccaGGTGGAGCTGATGGAAGCCATCCTCAATTACTATGCGCTCCACACCTTATACACCTCTCTCAACGGTAAGAATAGCtgctactggggcacctgggtggctccgtcggttcaGTGTCCTACTctctgttttggctcaggtcatggtctcggggtcctgggatcgagccccgcgtccggctccgcgctgagcgcagagtctgcttgggattctctctctctccctctccctctgccccgccccctgctcgcgcgtgcgctctctctctaaaataaataaaataaaatcctaaaaaagaagaaaagaaaaaagaatagctaCTACTGACCAGTGCAAATGTTCAATTCTACTCTTTCTGTAGGATTCATGGATCAGTCGGTCAGTCAACAAGCTGAGCCCCTCTTCTGCCCTGGCTAGGGTCCTGGCAATCCGTGAGcctgccctcatagagcttacGCTCTGTTGGGAAGGGAGACATGTAACAGGCAGTGACAAAGGCTGTGACAGGAAGCACAGGGGGCTGCAGGAGCTAGGAGGGGGCACTGAACATGACTCCAGGAGGTGAGGGTCAAGTTGAGTCCCAAAGCACAGGGAGTTAGGCCAAGGGAGGAGGGGCATTCCAAGCTGCACCTGGAGAACACCTGGAGTTAGTACCCCTGGGTTCTGGTCCAGGTTAGGTCACTGACTTGCCAGGTGACCTTGATGGAAATAGTGCTTGGCATGGTGGCTGCCTGAGAACCTGGCCGGCCTCCTCCCATGCCAGGGCCTTCTCCGCCCAGCCTCACCATCTGCCTTTTACCACATGAGATAAGAGCAAGGCAGTTGTCCTGGAAAAGACAAAGGGGAGGAGATGGTGGTCCTCGGGTGAGTGTCTGGTCAGAAGCACTGCATGCCCCATCCCAGGCCCCTTTGGCTGGTGGAGGCTGGCTGTCCACATCTGTCCCCTCCTGAAGAAGCTGCGTTTACCAGGCATTCCTCCAACAGAAAACCAGCCCTGAATCCAATAGCCGACCACATTTCGAAGTAGCCCGCCCTCTCACTGGCCATAAGCGTGTGTCCCCAACCTTCCCTGTCCAACCCGTGTCTCTCTGCTCTTTATCTTCCAGCAAAGCTTGAGGAgggcttccctctccctctgccaaggACACCCACCTCAACAGTTTGGAGCTCCAAGTCCACGAGGTCAATGAGACGTGGGGTCTGGGTGGGAAGCTCTAAGACCTCCTGGGAGGGCTGCTTCGGGGCTGGTAGCATTAGGGGGAGCCCCTGACTCCTACTCACATCCTGGACCTAATGCTCAtcggaaaaaatattttaaattttggagcaCAGATGGCAAGTGTTGATTGTGTGGAATCTTGACTTCCACATAAGCTCAGTTTCCAGTAATTCAGGTCAATCACATCAACTGAATATCAACAGTGTGCAGGGCCCATTAGCCACGTGTGGCAGGAAGGGGTCAGATTAGATGCACCACTTCTGGGTCAATGAGCCAGAAGCTCCTGGGTGGTGTGAGAGTGTCCACGGGGACACCAGCCAGCCTTACCACCCACAGCAGCAAGGCCTGGTCCTGGAGCAAAACTGACCAGGCCTTTTAGGGCAAGCAACACCtcaggagcagggacagggacAATGAGAGTTCACTCTATAACTCCAGAGGTACCAACGTCTTCACTGCCCATAGAATATTCTAAGGTAATCCTGGACTACATCCTCATAAACTAATGTGAGGGGAGTAAATTCCGGCAGCACGCAGACGTGCATTGTTCTCCTGGGAGAAACAACTTTTGGAGGGGGACAGTGACATTCATGCGTGTCTTCCAGAAATCAGACTattg comes from the Zalophus californianus isolate mZalCal1 chromosome 8, mZalCal1.pri.v2, whole genome shotgun sequence genome and includes:
- the LOC113937054 gene encoding LOW QUALITY PROTEIN: lipopolysaccharide-binding protein-like (The sequence of the model RefSeq protein was modified relative to this genomic sequence to represent the inferred CDS: inserted 1 base in 1 codon) codes for the protein MMARLYCVVVTLLLLAEVSGFEEGATNPGVVARITRKGLTYARQLGVAILKKELSTIKLPDFSGSFKVSWIKTVSYDFYRLTIHRFELRNSDLRLRPGQGVRASLSNNYMFVSGNWKVKKAFITLDGTLDVNVDGISISVSLNLGKDQSGRPTASVAHCRNSIGHISVDISGQLSWILNLLHKRIENNFKNILEQKVNRRISRFVIREMVRKSTTSHLEPYLRTPPVSSRIDQVAGIDYSLVGAPKVTSQVLDTPFKGEFFGQNWHSPAPFDAPPIRLPEKHDHMVYFAVSEYVFNTASRVYHQAGLMNFTIQNHHIPLDSPIHLHTGSFRAIIPQLARLYPSMELELETSPESAPFLMFTSGSVTLLPVIDIQAFALLPTSSDRKPLFQLRVTTNISATISVNSDKIVGSVTTGSKLKLELKHSNIRFINVELMEAILNYYALHTLYTSLNAKLEEGFPLPLPXDTHLNSLELQVHENFLLLGANLD